GACAGAGCCGTTGCATCCGCAAGAAAGGCACAGTCCACATGGCGGCTTGTTCCTGCACCGCAAAGAGCAGAAATCCTCTATCGAGTTGGGCAACTATTAAGGGAACGAAAAGAGGAACTTGCACGCATTCTGACCACTGAAATGGGCAAGGTCATCGAAGAAGCGCGCGGCGAGGTTCAAGAAGCCATTGATATGGCGTTTTACATGGCGGGGGAAGGACGCCGACTGTTTGGACAAACGACTCCCTCGGAACTGCCATATAAATTCGCCATGAGCGTGAGAGCACCGATTGGGGTTGTCGGAATCATTACGCCGTGGAATTTCCCCATCGCGATTGCTTCATGGAAGTCACTCCCTGCCATTGTCGCTGGCAATAGCGTTGTGTGGAAGCCAGCTACCGAAACACCGTTTATGGCATCTGAGTTTGTGAAGATCTACGAGGATGCCGGATTGCCCAAAGGCGTGATGAATCTGGTATTCGGTGCTGGGAGTGTTGTGGGTGACGCGATAGTTGAACATCCGGATATCGACGTAATTTCGTTCACGGGTTCAAACGAAGTCGGACGCTCCATTGCGAGCAAGGCTGGGGCGATGTTGAAGCGTGTTTCACTCGAAATGGGTGGAAAAAATGCAGTTGTCGTTATGGACGATGCAAACCTGGGTCTGGCCGTGGACGCCATCTTGTGGGCAGCATACGGAACCGCAGGGCAACGGTGTACAGCCACAAGCCGGGTCATTGTTCACCGTGACATTAAAGAAGCCTTGGAGCGCGAGTTGGTAGCCAGAGCGACTGAGCTCTCAATCGGGGACGGACTCCATCCGGAGACAAAGTTGGGTCCCGTCATCAATCGCTCGAGTCTCGAAAAAATCCACAAGTATGTACAGATTGGCGAAGCAGAAGGCGCAAAACTGTTGACGGGCGGCCATATCGTAGAGCTTCCTGGTAACGGTGGGAATTACTATGCTCCAACCATATTCACGGACGCGAGCAATGACATGCGCATCGCACAGGAAGAGATTTTTGGGCCAGTTATCACTATCATCCCGGTTGACAGCTTTGAGGAAGCCATCGCGGCGAACAACAGTGTGGCGTTTGGACTTTCAAGCTCGATTTTCACCCAGGATGTAAACCGGGTATTTGCTGCTGCACGGGATTTGGATACTGGCATCGTGTATATCAACGCTGGAACCACCGGTGCAGAAATTCACCTGCCTTTTGGTGGAACGAAAGGTACCGGTAATGGACATCGAGACTCCGGTCAGGCGGCACTCGACGTATTTACAGAGTGGAAAACCATCTACGTTGACTATAGCGGTACACTCCAACGGGCGCAAATTGACACGAGGGCAGACTAACTAGATTAGAGTAGTGCCCGTCTGGTCAGAAGTGATTGGGAAGGCGGTAACCTCGCTATATGCCGCCAACCCTTCACATATTTGCATACATACATCAATGAGGGAACTCAGATAGCTCATCTATCACTGTAGATAGGAGGGTTGTAAATTATCGGTTTTTTCAAATGAAAGTAACAGGTCGAAACATTATGAATAAGAGGGGGAATTAACATGTCGAAGCTGCTCGTTAAATTGGCGCCAGTGCTTGTCGCATCTCTATTCGTTGTTTCAGGCTGTGGTGCCCAGACTGCAAGCAATAACAGCGGTGGGAGCGGTACCAGCGCGAATAGCAGCAATGCCAGCACCAATGGTAACAGTAGCACACCAGCAACTAGTACTTCTACCAGCGAGTTGGACAAAATCAAGCAAGCTGGAGTGATGAAAATTGGTATTGAGGGAACCTACCCGCCTTACGACTATTTAGGCTCAAACAATCAATACACGGGCTTTGATGTTGAGCTCGCCACAGATTTGGCCAAGAGCATTGGGGTGAAAACGGAATTTGTCGCCACTCAGTGGGACGGTCTCATCGGAGGACTAAAGGCAGACAAGTTTGACGCAATTGCCGCTGACATGAGTATCACTCCACAACGCGCGCAACAGGTGGATTTCACAAATCCGTATCTTATTTCTGGGGCAGTTATCGTTACGAAAAAGGGCTCACCAGAAATTCATTCCTTAGCCGGCTTAAAGGGTAAGAACGTTGGCGTCGGGGCAGGTACGACTTTCGCAACCTTAGCACAGCAAAGTGGCGCGAACGTACATCTATATAAGACCGCGAATGACTATATTCAAGACCTGCTGAATGGAAGACTCGATGCAATCATTAACGACCAAAATACGATGGCTTACATGATTTCCAAGAAACATATGCCGCTCGTCATTGATACATCTTTGCTAGACAGGGACAACATTGGCATGGCCATCAAGAAAGGCAACGAAGACCTAGTCACGGCTATGAACAATGCCCTATCTCAGATGGTTGCAGATGGGGAGTACGATAAATTGTACGAAAAGTACTTCCACGTGAAGCCTCC
The Alicyclobacillus curvatus genome window above contains:
- a CDS encoding amino acid ABC transporter substrate-binding protein, whose product is MSKLLVKLAPVLVASLFVVSGCGAQTASNNSGGSGTSANSSNASTNGNSSTPATSTSTSELDKIKQAGVMKIGIEGTYPPYDYLGSNNQYTGFDVELATDLAKSIGVKTEFVATQWDGLIGGLKADKFDAIAADMSITPQRAQQVDFTNPYLISGAVIVTKKGSPEIHSLAGLKGKNVGVGAGTTFATLAQQSGANVHLYKTANDYIQDLLNGRLDAIINDQNTMAYMISKKHMPLVIDTSLLDRDNIGMAIKKGNEDLVTAMNNALSQMVADGEYDKLYEKYFHVKPPVEPK
- a CDS encoding aldehyde dehydrogenase family protein — translated: MTRNYIDGEWVDSASGRFVDNINPATGESVGLVTQSTKEDVDRAVASARKAQSTWRLVPAPQRAEILYRVGQLLRERKEELARILTTEMGKVIEEARGEVQEAIDMAFYMAGEGRRLFGQTTPSELPYKFAMSVRAPIGVVGIITPWNFPIAIASWKSLPAIVAGNSVVWKPATETPFMASEFVKIYEDAGLPKGVMNLVFGAGSVVGDAIVEHPDIDVISFTGSNEVGRSIASKAGAMLKRVSLEMGGKNAVVVMDDANLGLAVDAILWAAYGTAGQRCTATSRVIVHRDIKEALERELVARATELSIGDGLHPETKLGPVINRSSLEKIHKYVQIGEAEGAKLLTGGHIVELPGNGGNYYAPTIFTDASNDMRIAQEEIFGPVITIIPVDSFEEAIAANNSVAFGLSSSIFTQDVNRVFAAARDLDTGIVYINAGTTGAEIHLPFGGTKGTGNGHRDSGQAALDVFTEWKTIYVDYSGTLQRAQIDTRAD